A part of Armatimonadota bacterium genomic DNA contains:
- a CDS encoding prepilin-type N-terminal cleavage/methylation domain-containing protein, producing the protein MKRRGFTLIELLVVIAIIAILAAILFPVFAQAKAAAKKTSDLSNLKQQTLGVIMYESDVDDVVPFGLDANWQAAWPLLVTPYIKSGAMGAQDYGKSAGLFRSPFETNSAPAAGVDPVGWALGTTISYGANGYFDCDNGCVLHGLFTPMAQGWILPDTKSATAVTKPAETIMLANKYNGEAVAYGSMGVYSAFYGSVFIGPENWFDWAAPGEIPNGNPNAGWINGAVGAAYPLGSRGAVGLTTANTSNFTFSDGHAKAMKPEATNPDPIGKPDLNMWNADR; encoded by the coding sequence ATGAAACGTAGAGGTTTCACGCTCATCGAACTACTCGTCGTCATCGCTATCATCGCGATTCTTGCCGCTATTCTTTTCCCTGTCTTCGCCCAGGCCAAAGCCGCCGCTAAGAAGACTTCCGACCTTTCGAACCTGAAGCAACAGACGCTAGGCGTCATCATGTACGAATCCGACGTCGATGACGTCGTGCCGTTCGGACTCGACGCCAACTGGCAGGCCGCTTGGCCCCTTCTCGTTACACCGTACATCAAGAGCGGCGCCATGGGTGCACAGGATTACGGCAAGAGCGCTGGTCTGTTCCGAAGCCCGTTTGAGACCAACTCGGCTCCGGCCGCAGGCGTCGATCCGGTCGGTTGGGCCCTTGGCACGACCATTTCCTATGGTGCTAACGGCTACTTCGACTGCGATAATGGGTGCGTGCTCCACGGACTCTTTACCCCGATGGCGCAGGGATGGATTCTGCCCGACACCAAGAGCGCAACTGCGGTAACCAAGCCAGCCGAGACGATTATGCTCGCCAACAAGTACAACGGCGAAGCCGTCGCCTACGGAAGTATGGGCGTCTATTCGGCCTTCTACGGATCGGTCTTCATCGGCCCCGAGAACTGGTTTGACTGGGCCGCACCTGGCGAAATACCGAACGGCAACCCGAACGCAGGCTGGATCAACGGCGCGGTCGGCGCGGCTTACCCGCTTGGCTCGCGCGGTGCGGTTGGCCTGACCACTGCCAACACGTCCAACTTCACCTTCTCGGATGGCCACGCCAAGGCGATGAAGCCAGAGGCTACCAATCCCGATCCGATTGGCAAGCCTGACCTCAATATGTGGAACGCAGATCGATAA
- a CDS encoding LacI family DNA-binding transcriptional regulator — translation MAVTLKTVAERAGVTPTVVSRVLHNKALSIRVSEATAERVRQAAKDLNYRVNAAARGLRERQTMSIGILHGVGFGRPRFDYGSRYFAQLMDGIVEGAFNHGYSVTLCPKLLGDDPTDALADGRFDGLVWYSTSPSEENHQLLEKTSLPLVLIHSTGEDFGGRFPTVICDNYQGIGLALDHLQSLGHRRIGFAIVSEDSFGEGKIRHDAFVAQMLSRDLPVSERDIVDVNWDGAGFGRYLDDGIRHTAFLAVSDGAAGRMIETAQSRGLNIPNDLSIVGFDSTAYCNEFRPSITSVAQPLFKIGETAIDLLVKTIQQETVPDKHLVIPCGFDLRESTTSPP, via the coding sequence ATGGCAGTGACATTGAAGACCGTGGCCGAACGGGCGGGGGTGACCCCGACCGTCGTTTCGCGTGTTTTGCACAACAAAGCTCTCTCGATCCGGGTTAGCGAGGCAACGGCTGAGCGGGTTCGACAGGCGGCAAAGGATCTGAACTACCGCGTGAATGCGGCGGCTCGGGGCTTGCGAGAGCGGCAAACGATGTCGATCGGCATCTTGCATGGGGTTGGATTCGGTCGTCCCCGCTTTGACTACGGAAGCCGGTACTTTGCTCAATTGATGGACGGCATCGTCGAGGGGGCATTCAACCACGGCTATAGCGTCACTCTTTGTCCGAAACTCCTCGGTGACGATCCGACCGATGCGCTAGCCGACGGTCGCTTCGATGGCCTCGTCTGGTACAGCACGTCGCCGAGCGAGGAGAATCACCAACTTCTGGAAAAGACGTCCTTGCCGTTGGTCCTTATCCACTCGACTGGCGAGGATTTTGGTGGGCGTTTTCCGACGGTCATTTGCGACAACTATCAGGGTATCGGCCTCGCGCTCGACCATTTGCAGTCGCTCGGTCATCGGCGAATCGGCTTCGCTATCGTTTCGGAGGACTCCTTTGGGGAGGGGAAGATTCGACATGACGCTTTCGTTGCCCAAATGCTGTCGCGAGACCTCCCGGTTTCCGAGCGAGACATCGTCGATGTCAACTGGGATGGGGCGGGCTTTGGTCGCTACCTGGACGACGGGATTCGCCACACGGCCTTTCTCGCCGTCAGTGATGGCGCGGCGGGCAGGATGATCGAAACTGCCCAGAGCCGCGGGCTGAATATTCCCAACGACCTTTCCATCGTCGGATTCGATTCCACTGCGTACTGCAACGAATTTCGACCCTCGATCACCTCGGTTGCCCAACCGCTTTTCAAGATCGGCGAGACCGCCATCGACCTACTGGTGAAGACGATCCAGCAGGAGACGGTCCCCGACAAGCACCTCGTCATCCCTTGTGGCTTCGACCTTCGCGAATCCACCACGTCCCCACCCTAA
- a CDS encoding carbohydrate-binding protein has protein sequence MIVAAAVLMGLLGPGPKSIPYTWKNVEIVGGGFVTGITTHPYAKNVIYARTDIGGAYRWNEKTQRWVPIEDFITRSDWNLYGTESVAIDPSDPKRVYIAAGTYTNEWGQNGAILRSRNQGETWDRVNLPFKNGGNEDGRSIGERLEVDPNDGRVLYFGTRNNGLLRSSDYGSTWKAISGFPITGRTNRIGIGWIEFDSSSSKKGMPCQTLYAGTTGLDENLYVSHDGGTSWTAVPGQPKMLWPHHCKQAKNGDLFLSYCNAAGPNGVTDGAVYKYSPSKGKFMNITPEEPGAGNTFGYGGITLDAKNPGVVMVSTIDRWGKHDTVFRSTNSGISWMNLAQHSKRDSSKSPFLNWARPEPEFGHWIGDVEIDPFNSNRAWYVTGATIWGTDNLTDADKGKTVNWVPRAEGLEETAVLDLASPPQGAHVISALGDIAGFTHFDLDHSPPGGMWANPLWNTTTDVDYAGKDPLAVIRVGAGQGAFSHDGGKTWKPFAGKPTGMRNSGTAAISADGKTIVQQVNGLTAQWSDDGGATWHAASGERTTGRVVADRTNANYFTIHDGRTGNLWFSSDAGRSFRAVANKYPSDQGRIYPSPNEAGVVWIPLNKGVLRCDLVKAEGSVYQPGQFIEQIAFGAPAPGSKTPTAYVIGKFDGVEGIYRSTDGCNTFQRINDAKTGFGTGDCIEGDPKVFGRVYLGTNGRGVLYGDPK, from the coding sequence ATGATCGTCGCCGCCGCCGTTCTGATGGGGCTATTGGGCCCAGGGCCGAAGAGCATTCCGTATACGTGGAAGAATGTCGAAATCGTCGGCGGAGGGTTTGTCACCGGCATCACCACCCACCCTTACGCCAAGAATGTGATCTACGCCCGAACCGACATCGGCGGTGCGTACCGGTGGAACGAGAAGACCCAGCGCTGGGTGCCGATCGAGGATTTCATCACCCGGTCGGACTGGAACCTGTACGGTACCGAATCGGTTGCCATTGACCCAAGCGACCCGAAGCGGGTTTACATCGCGGCCGGTACGTACACCAATGAATGGGGGCAAAACGGGGCGATCCTGCGCTCGCGCAATCAGGGTGAGACTTGGGATCGGGTCAATTTGCCCTTCAAAAACGGAGGAAACGAAGACGGACGGTCGATCGGAGAGAGGCTGGAGGTGGACCCGAATGATGGCCGTGTCCTCTACTTCGGCACCCGCAACAATGGCCTGTTGCGAAGCAGCGACTACGGATCGACCTGGAAGGCGATTTCGGGTTTCCCGATCACTGGTCGAACCAACCGCATTGGAATCGGCTGGATTGAGTTCGACTCATCATCATCCAAGAAAGGCATGCCTTGCCAAACCCTCTACGCTGGAACGACCGGGTTGGACGAAAACCTCTATGTTAGCCATGACGGTGGAACCTCTTGGACCGCTGTTCCTGGCCAACCTAAAATGCTTTGGCCCCATCATTGCAAGCAGGCTAAGAACGGCGATCTCTTCCTGTCCTACTGCAACGCGGCTGGTCCAAATGGCGTGACCGATGGCGCCGTATACAAGTATTCGCCAAGCAAAGGCAAGTTCATGAACATCACGCCCGAAGAACCGGGAGCAGGCAACACCTTTGGCTACGGCGGCATCACCCTCGATGCCAAAAACCCGGGCGTAGTGATGGTGAGCACCATCGACCGTTGGGGCAAGCACGACACAGTCTTTCGCTCGACCAACAGTGGGATTAGCTGGATGAATCTAGCTCAACACTCCAAGCGAGACTCATCGAAATCTCCGTTCCTCAACTGGGCCCGGCCTGAACCAGAATTTGGACACTGGATCGGCGACGTCGAGATCGACCCCTTCAATTCCAACCGAGCCTGGTACGTGACCGGCGCGACAATCTGGGGCACAGACAATCTCACCGATGCCGACAAAGGCAAGACCGTGAACTGGGTTCCCCGCGCTGAGGGATTGGAAGAAACCGCGGTTCTCGATCTTGCCAGCCCGCCGCAAGGGGCGCACGTGATCTCGGCCCTCGGCGACATCGCCGGGTTCACCCACTTCGACCTCGACCACTCACCCCCCGGCGGCATGTGGGCGAACCCACTTTGGAACACCACGACCGACGTGGATTATGCAGGCAAGGACCCCCTGGCGGTCATCCGTGTCGGGGCGGGGCAGGGCGCGTTCTCCCACGATGGCGGTAAGACTTGGAAGCCCTTTGCAGGAAAGCCGACCGGGATGCGAAACTCTGGTACCGCCGCAATCTCCGCCGATGGCAAGACAATTGTCCAACAAGTCAACGGCCTTACCGCCCAATGGAGCGACGACGGAGGCGCGACCTGGCACGCCGCGAGCGGCGAAAGGACAACTGGGCGAGTCGTCGCTGATCGAACCAACGCCAACTACTTCACCATTCACGACGGTCGGACCGGCAATCTGTGGTTTTCGTCCGATGCGGGCCGCTCGTTCCGGGCCGTCGCCAACAAGTATCCGTCCGACCAGGGGCGCATCTACCCCTCGCCGAATGAAGCGGGCGTGGTCTGGATTCCTCTGAATAAGGGTGTCCTCCGGTGTGATCTCGTCAAGGCCGAGGGCTCCGTTTACCAGCCCGGTCAGTTCATCGAGCAGATCGCGTTTGGCGCTCCTGCACCAGGTTCGAAGACACCCACTGCCTACGTCATCGGCAAGTTCGATGGAGTAGAAGGAATCTACCGCTCGACCGACGGATGCAACACCTTCCAGCGAATCAATGACGCCAAAACTGGCTTCGGCACCGGAGACTGCATCGAAGGCGATCCTAAGGTGTTTGGCCGTGTGTACCTAGGCACCAACGGGCGCGGCGTATTGTACGGAGATCCGAAATGA
- the yicI gene encoding alpha-xylosidase encodes MKFTDGNWMHLPGVSPNYAAQVYDASSDDRSVTAIVPCHQINHRGDTLGGANLTITLSSPLPGVIAVKLVHHAGVNAKRPSFEIAQTDCPVKLGEDEDFLTLTSGSLTAKVSKKSYKIEFLRGGKIITTSPNRGAAYMEVAGEGAYILDKLTLGVGELVYGLGERFTAFVKNGQVVDIWNEDGGTCSNQAYKNIPFYLTNRGYGVLVNHTGRISFEVASERTSRVQFSVPGESLEYFVIDGPTPKEVLDKYTQLTGRPALPPPWSFGLWLSTSFTTDYDEATVTEFIQGMADRDIPLSVFHYDCYWMRGFRWCDFEWDPNVFPDPKGMLARLHDRGLKVCAWINPYIAQASDLFEEGREKGYFLKQPNGDVWQWDMWQPGMAIVDFTNPDAKAWYQGLLADLLDQGVDALKTDFGERIPTDVAYHDGSDPVMMHNLYTQQYNQAVFELLERKRGKGEAVLFARSATVGGQKYPVHWGGDCWSDFEAMAESLRGGLSLCLSGFGFWSHDIGGFEGLPPADLYKRWVAFGLLSSHSRLHGSTSYRVPWLYDEEAVDVLRFFTRLKHRLMPYLWSAAVTAHRTGVPVMRAMHLEFPDDPACDTLDRQYMLGEAILVAPVFSFDGMVDYYVPSGQWTNLLTGQAVDGGRWIREQHSTLSIPLLARHGFSIPISLADDTPYDAFAAELGVLDFGGGMPTVFDESAEPFTPKWRRLDNLKQS; translated from the coding sequence ATGAAATTCACCGACGGCAACTGGATGCACCTCCCGGGCGTCTCGCCCAACTATGCGGCACAGGTGTACGACGCGTCGTCCGACGACCGATCGGTCACCGCCATCGTCCCCTGCCACCAAATCAATCATCGCGGCGATACCCTGGGAGGGGCGAATCTGACAATCACGCTCTCAAGCCCCCTGCCCGGCGTCATCGCGGTCAAACTCGTGCACCACGCGGGTGTCAATGCCAAGCGTCCGTCATTCGAAATCGCTCAGACGGACTGCCCGGTCAAGCTTGGCGAAGACGAGGATTTCCTAACCCTCACCAGCGGCTCGCTCACTGCAAAAGTCAGCAAGAAGAGTTACAAAATCGAGTTCCTGCGGGGTGGCAAAATCATTACGACTTCGCCGAACCGAGGTGCCGCCTACATGGAAGTCGCGGGCGAAGGAGCCTATATTCTCGACAAGCTCACGCTCGGCGTCGGTGAATTGGTCTACGGCCTTGGCGAGCGTTTCACGGCGTTCGTTAAGAACGGCCAAGTCGTCGATATCTGGAACGAAGACGGCGGGACCTGTAGCAACCAGGCATACAAAAACATCCCCTTCTACCTCACCAATCGGGGTTACGGCGTGCTCGTCAACCACACAGGCCGCATCTCGTTCGAGGTCGCCAGCGAGCGCACCTCAAGGGTCCAGTTCTCAGTTCCCGGCGAGTCGCTGGAGTACTTCGTCATCGACGGTCCCACGCCCAAAGAGGTGCTGGACAAGTACACCCAATTGACGGGACGCCCAGCCCTCCCGCCGCCGTGGTCATTCGGCCTCTGGCTGTCCACCTCGTTCACCACCGACTATGATGAGGCGACCGTCACCGAGTTCATCCAGGGCATGGCCGATCGAGACATCCCCCTCTCCGTCTTCCACTACGATTGCTATTGGATGCGCGGCTTTCGGTGGTGCGATTTCGAATGGGACCCCAACGTGTTCCCCGACCCCAAGGGCATGCTGGCGCGCCTCCACGACCGCGGACTCAAGGTCTGCGCGTGGATCAATCCGTACATCGCCCAGGCCTCAGACCTCTTTGAGGAAGGGCGAGAGAAAGGCTATTTCCTCAAGCAGCCAAACGGCGACGTCTGGCAGTGGGACATGTGGCAACCCGGGATGGCGATCGTCGATTTCACCAATCCCGACGCCAAGGCTTGGTACCAAGGGCTTCTCGCCGACCTGCTCGACCAAGGTGTCGATGCCCTCAAGACCGACTTCGGCGAAAGGATTCCGACCGACGTCGCCTACCATGATGGCAGCGACCCCGTGATGATGCACAATCTGTACACGCAGCAGTACAACCAAGCCGTCTTTGAACTTCTGGAGCGCAAGCGTGGCAAAGGCGAGGCCGTGCTTTTTGCCCGCTCTGCAACCGTTGGCGGTCAGAAGTACCCAGTGCATTGGGGCGGCGACTGCTGGTCGGATTTCGAGGCAATGGCCGAATCCCTTCGCGGCGGACTATCGCTCTGCCTGTCCGGTTTCGGGTTCTGGAGCCACGATATCGGTGGCTTCGAAGGCCTTCCGCCCGCCGACCTCTACAAGCGATGGGTCGCCTTTGGACTGCTGTCGTCCCACTCCCGCCTGCACGGAAGCACCAGCTACCGTGTGCCGTGGCTCTACGACGAAGAAGCGGTCGATGTGCTACGCTTTTTCACTCGCCTCAAGCATCGCTTGATGCCGTACCTTTGGTCGGCGGCGGTGACGGCTCATCGAACCGGCGTACCAGTCATGCGGGCGATGCACTTGGAATTCCCCGACGATCCGGCATGCGATACACTCGACCGGCAGTACATGCTTGGCGAAGCTATACTGGTCGCACCAGTCTTCTCGTTCGATGGCATGGTGGACTACTACGTCCCATCGGGCCAGTGGACCAATCTGCTGACTGGCCAAGCGGTGGATGGCGGTCGCTGGATTCGCGAGCAGCACTCGACCCTGTCGATCCCGCTTCTCGCGCGTCATGGATTCTCTATCCCCATCTCGCTCGCCGACGACACGCCATACGACGCCTTCGCTGCTGAGCTTGGAGTTCTTGATTTTGGTGGCGGAATGCCGACCGTGTTCGACGAATCTGCCGAGCCGTTCACCCCTAAATGGCGAAGGCTCGACAACTTGAAGCAGAGCTAA
- a CDS encoding glycosyl hydrolase, translating to MKQLFLVGLALGVAATAFSQEIQPWDKKAEKAKFHSKKVVGMPASQTAASYAKRLQMEVDSPFSALLWRNVGPEVQGGRVVMINAPENKPNQIYVAFATGGLYRTEDDGQSWTSVWENMPCFGIGDFAVSKDGQTIYVGGGEANNQRTSYAGTGMYKSTDAGKTWQFVGLPESHHVARIIIDPKDENTVWAATMGHLYSENPERGLYKTTDGGKTWTQVLKKDDWTGCTDIQLDPKNSKIAIAAMYERDRRAWNFLESGEGSGMYRTEDGGKTWTPITTLPSGERCGRTGLAWSRSNAKVVYAFVENPGKDEEWEDEDERAPGDRLTLRRFAKLDADVFMDIDKDVLKSFWNTYGPRDSKLEDVLKGLKDKKMTMVDVHMLIEKRNPKAFDPGQNNDEIYRSTDGGKTFQRMRKVGELGGYYYDRVFVNPTDENDLWLTGVPLIRSRDGGKTWTQGTNGRVHVDYHTVYFDPRSKGTIWVGNDGGAYFTRNDGESWDHIENLSVGQSTTLAVDDASPYNIYTGLQDNGTEMGPSTYTPGRSRPDQWQAIGGGDGSAVAVDPRGDLVFVASQFGAHQAHSLKGGQNYSARPRTPRGEEARANWVSPIIISSFHPDIVYVGFNKLYRSFDSGRNYTAISPDLTREKPDGDVPYSTLKDISESPIRFGLIYCGADDGRVTMTPDGGFTWKDIPTPEPDKWVSRIVASRWDEGTVYCSQSGYREDDWSAYLWKSTDFGKTWTSIVGNLPAETINVVREDPKNKDILYVGTDMGVFITFDGGKTWEALQGGLSHLPVHDMVIQEREDDLVIATHARGCYVLNLKTVRSITPDLRKEDLKILSLSDGIRSSSWGYERRPEYSSEMPKSPTAKVSFFAGQAGKAKLEIVDKDGKSVLSTDMTCVKGFNFGEIPLRLSDEKFDDIKPTKPKTGVDAVKDPFEANRAKYLAAGTYKVVITLNGKKVEKEWKLE from the coding sequence GTGAAGCAATTATTTTTGGTCGGGCTTGCCCTTGGGGTGGCTGCGACCGCGTTCTCACAAGAAATCCAGCCTTGGGACAAGAAGGCCGAAAAAGCGAAGTTTCACTCCAAAAAGGTCGTCGGAATGCCTGCCAGTCAAACAGCGGCTTCCTACGCCAAGCGCCTCCAGATGGAAGTCGACTCGCCCTTCAGCGCGTTGCTTTGGCGCAATGTTGGGCCGGAGGTTCAGGGTGGACGCGTAGTGATGATCAACGCGCCGGAGAACAAGCCGAACCAAATCTATGTGGCGTTCGCCACCGGTGGCCTCTATCGAACTGAGGACGACGGTCAGTCTTGGACATCGGTTTGGGAAAACATGCCGTGCTTCGGCATTGGCGACTTCGCCGTGAGCAAAGACGGTCAGACGATCTATGTTGGCGGCGGCGAGGCAAATAACCAGCGCACCAGCTACGCGGGAACGGGCATGTATAAGTCCACCGACGCAGGCAAGACTTGGCAGTTTGTCGGTCTGCCGGAGAGTCACCACGTCGCGCGAATCATTATCGACCCGAAGGACGAGAACACGGTTTGGGCGGCGACGATGGGCCACCTCTATTCCGAAAATCCCGAGCGCGGACTGTACAAGACAACCGACGGCGGAAAGACGTGGACCCAGGTTCTGAAGAAGGACGATTGGACGGGTTGTACCGATATTCAGCTTGACCCCAAGAACAGCAAGATCGCCATCGCGGCGATGTACGAGCGCGACCGCCGGGCCTGGAACTTTTTGGAGTCGGGAGAGGGAAGCGGGATGTACCGCACCGAAGATGGCGGCAAGACCTGGACGCCCATCACGACTTTGCCGAGCGGCGAAAGGTGCGGGCGAACCGGCCTTGCTTGGTCGCGGTCGAACGCCAAGGTGGTTTATGCCTTCGTCGAGAACCCAGGCAAGGATGAGGAGTGGGAAGACGAGGACGAGCGTGCACCGGGCGATCGATTAACGCTCCGCCGTTTCGCCAAACTCGATGCCGATGTGTTTATGGACATCGACAAGGATGTCCTGAAGTCGTTTTGGAACACTTACGGACCGCGCGATTCCAAGCTGGAGGACGTGCTGAAGGGCCTGAAGGACAAGAAAATGACCATGGTGGACGTCCACATGCTCATCGAGAAACGAAACCCGAAGGCGTTTGATCCGGGCCAGAACAACGACGAAATCTACCGCTCCACCGATGGCGGAAAGACCTTCCAACGCATGCGAAAAGTTGGCGAGTTGGGCGGCTATTACTATGATCGAGTGTTCGTGAATCCGACCGACGAAAACGACCTGTGGCTAACAGGCGTGCCGCTCATCCGCTCGCGAGACGGCGGCAAAACGTGGACCCAGGGCACGAACGGACGAGTGCACGTGGACTACCACACGGTCTATTTCGATCCGCGATCAAAGGGCACGATCTGGGTTGGGAACGACGGTGGTGCGTACTTTACGCGTAATGACGGCGAAAGCTGGGACCACATCGAAAACCTGAGCGTTGGGCAATCGACGACATTGGCTGTCGATGATGCCTCACCGTACAACATCTACACCGGTTTGCAGGACAACGGTACGGAGATGGGTCCGAGCACCTACACACCGGGACGGTCGCGACCTGACCAGTGGCAGGCTATTGGCGGCGGCGACGGATCGGCGGTTGCGGTCGATCCACGCGGCGACCTCGTGTTCGTGGCGTCGCAGTTCGGCGCTCACCAAGCCCACAGTTTGAAGGGTGGTCAAAACTACTCGGCTCGCCCGCGAACCCCGCGAGGCGAAGAGGCCCGCGCGAACTGGGTTTCGCCGATCATCATCTCATCGTTCCATCCCGATATCGTGTACGTTGGCTTCAACAAGCTCTATCGGTCGTTCGACAGCGGACGGAATTACACGGCGATCTCGCCCGATCTGACGCGCGAAAAACCGGACGGCGACGTGCCGTACTCGACCCTGAAGGACATCAGCGAGAGCCCGATTCGGTTCGGACTGATTTACTGCGGAGCCGATGACGGTCGCGTGACAATGACGCCAGACGGCGGCTTTACGTGGAAGGATATTCCGACGCCAGAGCCGGACAAGTGGGTCTCACGCATCGTGGCGAGCCGATGGGACGAGGGCACGGTTTATTGCTCGCAGAGCGGCTATCGCGAAGACGACTGGTCGGCCTACCTTTGGAAATCGACGGACTTTGGCAAGACATGGACGTCGATCGTCGGCAACCTGCCGGCGGAGACGATCAACGTCGTCCGCGAGGACCCGAAGAACAAGGACATCCTGTACGTCGGCACCGACATGGGCGTGTTCATCACGTTCGATGGCGGCAAGACGTGGGAAGCCCTGCAGGGCGGCCTCAGCCACCTGCCGGTCCACGACATGGTGATCCAGGAGCGAGAAGACGACCTTGTGATTGCAACTCACGCTCGCGGATGCTACGTGCTGAACCTAAAGACGGTCCGGTCGATCACGCCCGACCTGCGCAAGGAAGACCTGAAGATTCTGTCGCTGAGCGACGGCATCCGAAGTTCCTCGTGGGGCTATGAGCGGCGACCCGAGTACAGCTCGGAAATGCCAAAGAGCCCGACGGCCAAGGTGAGCTTCTTTGCGGGTCAGGCGGGCAAGGCGAAGCTTGAAATCGTCGATAAGGACGGCAAGAGCGTGCTCTCGACGGACATGACGTGCGTTAAGGGCTTCAACTTTGGCGAGATTCCGCTTCGGCTTTCGGACGAGAAGTTTGACGACATCAAGCCGACCAAACCGAAGACCGGTGTGGACGCGGTGAAGGACCCCTTCGAGGCGAATCGTGCCAAGTATCTGGCGGCGGGCACCTATAAGGTCGTGATCACGCTGAACGGTAAGAAGGTCGAGAAGGAGTGGAAGCTAGAGTAG
- a CDS encoding cystathionine beta-lyase, whose translation MSTPDEYGFSTDLAHFAEDEKHHGAVIPPIYQNSLFVFDTMEELHTAIQNHPGSAPHHYSRVSNPTIDILEQKLAHFEGGEACKVFAAGMTGVSMAILSCVKQGSHVVAVDGIYGPTKAFLTDYLLQFGVECSIVDGRDTQAIIDACKDNTTLIYLETPTSNTFRLQDVPAICAFARSKGITTIVDSTYNTPIHMKPLEMGADIVVHSLTKYYGGHSNAMGGAVIGSKAYIQKLIRREILMIGALLPPFPAWLFIQGTRTLKLRIKQHEATANQVAAWLEQQPEVKVVHHISLPSNPQYDLYKATMTGSSGLFSFEAKTRDKAKIMDFCNRLKQFGRGISWGAFESLVVASHVKPIDYAESEWFVRLFCGLEDPEDLIADIAQALPALR comes from the coding sequence ATGTCCACCCCGGACGAGTACGGATTCTCGACTGATTTAGCCCACTTCGCCGAAGATGAGAAGCACCACGGAGCGGTGATTCCTCCCATCTACCAGAACTCTCTTTTCGTGTTCGACACGATGGAGGAACTCCACACGGCCATCCAGAATCACCCGGGAAGCGCCCCGCACCACTACAGCCGGGTCAGCAATCCGACGATCGATATCCTCGAGCAGAAGCTCGCGCATTTTGAGGGTGGCGAGGCGTGTAAGGTCTTTGCCGCAGGCATGACGGGCGTATCCATGGCTATCCTATCCTGCGTCAAGCAAGGCTCGCACGTGGTGGCCGTCGACGGAATTTACGGTCCGACGAAGGCATTTCTGACGGACTATCTGCTTCAGTTCGGCGTGGAGTGTTCGATCGTCGATGGACGAGACACTCAGGCGATCATCGATGCGTGCAAGGACAACACAACGCTGATCTACCTGGAGACTCCGACCTCGAATACGTTCCGACTTCAGGATGTGCCCGCCATTTGCGCGTTCGCTCGGTCGAAGGGCATCACGACCATCGTCGATAGCACGTACAACACGCCCATCCACATGAAGCCGTTGGAGATGGGTGCCGATATCGTCGTCCACTCGCTCACCAAGTACTATGGCGGCCACAGCAACGCGATGGGCGGCGCGGTGATCGGAAGCAAGGCATACATTCAAAAGCTGATTAGGCGCGAAATCCTGATGATCGGGGCGCTATTGCCCCCGTTCCCGGCGTGGCTGTTCATTCAGGGCACGCGAACGCTGAAGCTCCGCATCAAACAGCATGAGGCGACGGCTAACCAGGTTGCGGCATGGCTGGAGCAACAACCGGAGGTCAAGGTGGTTCACCACATTTCTTTGCCATCGAACCCTCAATACGATTTGTATAAAGCCACGATGACGGGCTCGTCGGGCCTATTCTCTTTCGAGGCCAAGACGCGCGACAAGGCGAAGATCATGGACTTCTGCAATCGCCTGAAGCAGTTCGGACGCGGCATTTCGTGGGGCGCGTTTGAGAGCTTGGTTGTGGCGTCGCACGTGAAGCCGATCGATTACGCCGAGTCGGAGTGGTTCGTGCGGTTGTTCTGCGGATTGGAAGATCCTGAAGACCTCATCGCCGACATCGCCCAGGCCCTGCCAGCGTTGCGATAG